One Rosa chinensis cultivar Old Blush chromosome 5, RchiOBHm-V2, whole genome shotgun sequence genomic region harbors:
- the LOC112167293 gene encoding uncharacterized protein LOC112167293 isoform X2, which yields MDPPTLKPNQLRNILVRLLTFGVLVLAVRFAYVITLAGESCGYNDFCFFPDHLRLRGSASLDQNAAVSGSKDPLGVDLWSTKKWRRTVDYYSAIFQELIAEGFLAPNSKALCVGTRAGEDVLALKENGVVNSIGISGTASPPLILPGAPHRQPFDEASFDFEFSANGSLDRSGRPADFANEVCRTLKPGGFFVAQIFAKDNYSFNSFLDLFNCCRLIRTRDVDGVDTTSVREVVLRKEAQFLNPSKLGLGGNSSKRCLIPGYKRELIRKAEPLIEQEPLKPWIAWKRNLKKVKYLTSMADISFKQRYVYIDVGARSYGSSIGSWFKKQYPKQSKSFEVYAIEADRVFHEEYRDKEGVSLVPYAAWVRNETLFFEITRDSGSKDVEMSRGIGRRINHNVRSSSSYGEEVDKIKGIDFVEWLKRSVSESDFVVAKMDVEGSEFYLVPRLIESGAICLIDEVFMECHYNRWQRCCRGQRSAKFKRSYGQCLELFTKLREAGVLVHQ from the exons ATGGATCCTCCGACATTGAAACCCAACCAGCTAAGAAACATCCTCGTCCGCCTCCTCACCTTCGGCGTCCTCGTCCTCGCCGTCCGTTTCGCCTACGTCATCACCCTCGCCGGCGAGTCTTGCGGCTACAACGACTTCTGCTTCTTCCCCGACCACCTGAGACTCCGAGGCAGCGCATCGTTGGACCAAAACGCCGCCGTTTCGGGGTCCAAAGATCCACTTGGCGTCGACCTCTGGTCGACCAAGAAGTGGCGCAGAACAGTGGATTACTACTCCGCGATTTTCCAAGAACTCATCGCCGAGGGCTTCCTCGCCCCCAATTCCAAGGCCCTCTGCGTCGGGACCCGCGCCGGAGAGGACGTGCTGGCACTTAAAGAAAACGGCGTCGTTAATTCAATTGGAATCTCAGGCACCGCTTCTCCGCCGTTGATCCTCCCCGGGGCCCCTCACCGCCAGCCGTTCGATGAAGCCAGTTTCGACTTCGAATTCTCCGCCAACGGCTCCCTGGACCGGTCGGGTCGACCCGCGGATTTCGCGAACGAGGTCTGCCGGACCCTCAAACCGGGAGGGTTCTTCGTGGCCCAAATCTTCGCTAAAGACAATTACAGCTTCAACTCCTTTCTCGATTTGTTCAATTGCTGCAGACTCATCCGCACCCGCGACGTCGACGGCGTCGATACGACGTCGGTTCGCGAGGTCGTGCTCAGAAAAGAGGCGCAATTTCTCAACCCTAGTAAATTGGGGCTCGGTGGCAATTCCAGTAAAAGGTGCTTAATTCCGGGGTATAAACGGGAATTGATCCGGAAAGCAGAGCCGTTGATAGAGCAGGAGCCACTGAAGCCATGGATTGCTTGGAAGAGAAACTTGAAGAAGGTGAAGTACTTGACTTCAATGGCGGACATTAGCTTTAAGCAGAGGTATGTTTACATTGATGTTGGAGCTCGTAGCTATGGGTCTAGTATAGGAAGCTGGTTCAAGAAACAGTACCCAAAACAGAGTAAGAGCTTTGAGGTTTATGCAATTGAGGCTGATAGGGTTTTTCATGAGGAGTATAGAGATAAGGAAGGGGTGAGTCTTGTGCCTTACGCTGCTTGGGTGAGGAATGAGACATTGTTCTTTGAGATTACGAGGGATTCGGGTTCGAAAGATGTGGAGATGTCCAGAGGAATAGGGAGGAGGATTAATCACAATGTGAGGAGTTCTTCGAGTTATGGGGAGGAGGTGGATAAGATTAAGGGGATTGATTTTGTGGAGTGGTTGAAGAGGAGTGTTTCGGAGAGCGATTTCGTGGTGGCGAAGATGGATGTGGAGGGGAGTGAGTTTTATTTGGTTCCGAGGTTGATTGAGAGTGGAGCCATTTGCTTGATTGATGAGGTGTTTATGGAGTGTCATTACAATAGGTGGCAGAGGTGCTGTCGCGGTCAGCGGAGCGCCAAGTTCAAGAGGAGTTATGGTCAGTGCTTGGAGCTGTTCACTAAGCTCAGAGAGGCTGGAGTTCTTGTGCATCAATG A
- the LOC112167293 gene encoding uncharacterized protein LOC112167293 isoform X1 — MDPPTLKPNQLRNILVRLLTFGVLVLAVRFAYVITLAGESCGYNDFCFFPDHLRLRGSASLDQNAAVSGSKDPLGVDLWSTKKWRRTVDYYSAIFQELIAEGFLAPNSKALCVGTRAGEDVLALKENGVVNSIGISGTASPPLILPGAPHRQPFDEASFDFEFSANGSLDRSGRPADFANEVCRTLKPGGFFVAQIFAKDNYSFNSFLDLFNCCRLIRTRDVDGVDTTSVREVVLRKEAQFLNPSKLGLGGNSSKRCLIPGYKRELIRKAEPLIEQEPLKPWIAWKRNLKKVKYLTSMADISFKQRYVYIDVGARSYGSSIGSWFKKQYPKQSKSFEVYAIEADRVFHEEYRDKEGVSLVPYAAWVRNETLFFEITRDSGSKDVEMSRGIGRRINHNVRSSSSYGEEVDKIKGIDFVEWLKRSVSESDFVVAKMDVEGSEFYLVPRLIESGAICLIDEVFMECHYNRWQRCCRGQRSAKFKRSYGQCLELFTKLREAGVLVHQW, encoded by the coding sequence ATGGATCCTCCGACATTGAAACCCAACCAGCTAAGAAACATCCTCGTCCGCCTCCTCACCTTCGGCGTCCTCGTCCTCGCCGTCCGTTTCGCCTACGTCATCACCCTCGCCGGCGAGTCTTGCGGCTACAACGACTTCTGCTTCTTCCCCGACCACCTGAGACTCCGAGGCAGCGCATCGTTGGACCAAAACGCCGCCGTTTCGGGGTCCAAAGATCCACTTGGCGTCGACCTCTGGTCGACCAAGAAGTGGCGCAGAACAGTGGATTACTACTCCGCGATTTTCCAAGAACTCATCGCCGAGGGCTTCCTCGCCCCCAATTCCAAGGCCCTCTGCGTCGGGACCCGCGCCGGAGAGGACGTGCTGGCACTTAAAGAAAACGGCGTCGTTAATTCAATTGGAATCTCAGGCACCGCTTCTCCGCCGTTGATCCTCCCCGGGGCCCCTCACCGCCAGCCGTTCGATGAAGCCAGTTTCGACTTCGAATTCTCCGCCAACGGCTCCCTGGACCGGTCGGGTCGACCCGCGGATTTCGCGAACGAGGTCTGCCGGACCCTCAAACCGGGAGGGTTCTTCGTGGCCCAAATCTTCGCTAAAGACAATTACAGCTTCAACTCCTTTCTCGATTTGTTCAATTGCTGCAGACTCATCCGCACCCGCGACGTCGACGGCGTCGATACGACGTCGGTTCGCGAGGTCGTGCTCAGAAAAGAGGCGCAATTTCTCAACCCTAGTAAATTGGGGCTCGGTGGCAATTCCAGTAAAAGGTGCTTAATTCCGGGGTATAAACGGGAATTGATCCGGAAAGCAGAGCCGTTGATAGAGCAGGAGCCACTGAAGCCATGGATTGCTTGGAAGAGAAACTTGAAGAAGGTGAAGTACTTGACTTCAATGGCGGACATTAGCTTTAAGCAGAGGTATGTTTACATTGATGTTGGAGCTCGTAGCTATGGGTCTAGTATAGGAAGCTGGTTCAAGAAACAGTACCCAAAACAGAGTAAGAGCTTTGAGGTTTATGCAATTGAGGCTGATAGGGTTTTTCATGAGGAGTATAGAGATAAGGAAGGGGTGAGTCTTGTGCCTTACGCTGCTTGGGTGAGGAATGAGACATTGTTCTTTGAGATTACGAGGGATTCGGGTTCGAAAGATGTGGAGATGTCCAGAGGAATAGGGAGGAGGATTAATCACAATGTGAGGAGTTCTTCGAGTTATGGGGAGGAGGTGGATAAGATTAAGGGGATTGATTTTGTGGAGTGGTTGAAGAGGAGTGTTTCGGAGAGCGATTTCGTGGTGGCGAAGATGGATGTGGAGGGGAGTGAGTTTTATTTGGTTCCGAGGTTGATTGAGAGTGGAGCCATTTGCTTGATTGATGAGGTGTTTATGGAGTGTCATTACAATAGGTGGCAGAGGTGCTGTCGCGGTCAGCGGAGCGCCAAGTTCAAGAGGAGTTATGGTCAGTGCTTGGAGCTGTTCACTAAGCTCAGAGAGGCTGGAGTTCTTGTGCATCAATGGTGA
- the LOC112164124 gene encoding uncharacterized protein LOC112164124 yields MLPFTTCIIAQTDLVKYMLLHPILRGRIGKWVLALSEFWLQYVPQKAVKGQTIEDFLAHHPMLDVPAVRDLEVAAETLDRPNLACLPEYAALYQAILEFRCTNNQAEYEALIIGLEVLLELGVRDIQVRGDSLLVVNQLREKFRCVSYLLAFYLKRALELLVQFDDVDLEHIPREHNFAANELTQLATSISLKYGVRERILKVERRTLPSWLVRPDPPDDVTVAVLDPINVDWSIPLIAYIKQPYPTADSKIRFLALNYFLRGDELRRRGENGIDF; encoded by the exons atgttaccctttactacttgcattaTTGCTCAAACCGATCTAGTCAAGTATATGCTATTGCACCCTATCTTGAGAGGTCGTATTGGTAAGTGGGTGCTCGCCTTATCAGAATTCTGGCTACAGTATGTCCCGCAAAAGGCAGTCAAAGGGCAAACTATTGAAGATTTTCTAGCACACCACCCTATGCTGGACGTCCCCGCAGTGAGAGATTTAGAAGTCGCCGCTGAAACTTTAGATCGCCCTAACTTGGCGTGCTTACCGGAGTACGCCGCGCTATATCAAGCCATT TTGGAGTTCCGGTGCACTAATAACCAGGCAGAatatgaggccctcattataGGCCTAGAAGTGTTGCTGGAACTCGGAGTCAGAGACATCCAGGTACGCGGTGACTCTTTGCTAGTGGTCAACCAGCTTCGCGAGAAGTTCAGGTGCGTCAGCTATTTACTCGCCTTCTATCTTAAGCGCGCTCTTGAGCTTTTGGTCCAATTTGATGACGTGGACTTAGAACATATTCCTCGCGAGCATAACTTTGCTGCAAATGAACTCACTCAGCTGGCTACAAGCATTTCCTTGAAATATGGGGTTCGCGAGAGAATTCTCAAGGTTGAGCGACGCACGCTGCCTTCGTGGCTTGTGCGGCCTGACCCACCTGATGATGTAACGGTGGCTGTCTTAGATCCTATTAACGTGGATTGGAGTATACCTTTGATCGCTTACATCAAGCAGCCATATCCCACTGCAGATAGTAAGATCCGTTTCCTTGCACTAAATTACTTCCTCCGAGGTGATGAACTGCGACGACGTGGCGAAAACGGTATAGACTTCTGA